A DNA window from Anastrepha ludens isolate Willacy chromosome 6, idAnaLude1.1, whole genome shotgun sequence contains the following coding sequences:
- the LOC128865843 gene encoding uncharacterized protein LOC128865843: MLLISSAIIILISPLLMAHLSINWNPANNLSINITEIINKIQVERKIYSFFIINAHDLSQSCLCDDSLRILNAYGTVRLLQANSSCAYSPSHSNDEILLIRCLPNRFEPDSLEKMVGCLTNRRYIRILFIWNTEYKTAVIKNREELQQQQQLLFEYCAQMRLLNVISIYRDYVDDGHFYTFSYFPQFHLERKTLDEECFPDRIRDLKGFAIRTVVNEVEPWAILWRDRYGQVQIGGFLTKLLREFAKRNNGTLSYPKPVNPDQIVNIYVWRPLISNDTIDMVTGILSSDVKWAGVEVSTPLMPIDWTIMVPFPPLVPDSEVLLFLLNSVLGLFLLLLLLIFSFVLTLESLLWRRRSPTSSVRFFIWIFTNVVLRNIIGQPSCSVVHVKAKFTKRFIYICLLLSGIFMSTLIAAFLKSYITSNPHKYSRAETFDELYHLGIKIKVNHYVYDSLHFYIDPQVVEKNFLLDSISEVQRQRASLDPRFGYSVISPFWSVLSRHQSYLPRPLFYVSEQIYLRKTLPIGIPLQEHSIFMEALNNMIHQVNSGGLSDLWMREAYDDMRAAKKINMTEVEPVEFKPLYLEDLYCLWWMYGLGSDGGQIVRSLDESMQGNRQASERSVDAIANILESSNEDDDSSNGSSDNYERSDSEVSSADERDMAASNEDDAENILAVTRSTADSANIATI; encoded by the exons ATGTTGCTTATAAGCAGCGCAATAATAATCCTCATCTCTCCACTGTTGATGGCGCACTTATCAATCAACTGGAACCCCGCAAATAATTTGAGCATCAACATCAccgaaattataaacaaaattcaagtGGAGCGGAAAATCTACTCATTCTTCATTATCAACGCCCACGACTTAAGTCAGAGTTGTCTTTGTGACGATTCCCTTCGAATACTCAACGCTTATGGCACTGTTAGACTACTGCAAGCCAATAGCTCTTGCGCGTACTCACCCAGCCACTCCAATGATGAAATTCTATTgattcgttgtttaccgaatagATTTGAACCGGATTCATTAGAGAAGATGGTCGGTTGTCTCACAAACAGACGTTATATCCGCATTCTCTTCATCTGGAATACCGAATACAAGACTGCAGTGATAAAAAACCGTGAAGAGcttcaacaacagcaacaactactTTTCGAATACTGCGCCCAAATGCGTTTATTGAACGTAATCAGTATTTACAGAGACTACGTGGACGACGGACACTTCTATACTTTCAGCTACTTTCCTCAGTTTCATCTAGAACGCAAAACACTGGATGAAGAGTGCTTTCCCGATCGCATCAGAGACTTAAAAGGTTTTGCCATTCGCACTGTAGTCAATGAAGTCGAACCATGGGCAATTCTGTGGCGTGATCGGTATGGACAAGTGCAGATCGGCGGATTTCTCACAAAACTTCTACGAGAGTTTGCTAAGCGAAACAACGGTACGCTCTCTTATCCGAAACCAGTGAACCCAGACCAAATAGTCAATATTTATGTTTGGAGACCATTAATAAGTAATGATACCATCGACATGGTGACTGGAATTTTGTCTTCAGACGTAAAGTGGGCTGGCGTTGAAGTATCGACACCATTGATGCCAATAGATTGGACTATTATGGTACCTTTTCCACCACTGGTACCCGATAGCGAAGTACTTTTATTTCTGCTCAATTCTGTGTTGGGACTATTTCTCCTGTTACTACTCCTCATCTTCTCATTCGTTCTTACCTTGGAAAGTTTGCTTTGGCGGCGACGTTCTCCAACAAGCAGTGTACGTTTCTTCATTTGGATATTCACCAATGTTGTGCTCCGTAATATAATTGGACAGCCCTCGTGCTCGGTCGTCCACGTCAAGGCGAAATTCACAAAacgttttatttacatttgtctGTTGCTCAGTGGCATTTTCATGAGCACACTTATTGCAGCTTTTCTTAAATCGTATATAACCAGCAATCCACATAAGTACTCCCGTGCAGAAACTTTCGACGAACTGTACCATttaggaataaaaattaaagtaaatcatTATGTTTATGATTCTCTACATTTCTACATCGATCCACAAGTCGTGGAGAAAAATTTCTTACTTGATTCAATTAGTGAAGTGCAGCGTCAACGTGCATCCTTAGACCCACGCTTTGGTTACTCTGTAATCAGTCCATTTTGGTCGGTGTTGTCAAGACATCAATCGTATTTACCGCGACCACTTTTCTACGTgagcgaacagatttatttaagaaaaacactTCCAATAGGAATACCATTACAGGAACACTCAATATTTATGGAAGCGCTCAACAATATGATCCACCAGGTAAATAGCGGTGGATTATCTGATTTATGGATGCGTGAGGCCTATGATGATATGAGGGcggcgaaaaaaattaatatgactGAAGTGGAGCCCGTGGAATTTAAACCGCTCTATTTGGAGGATTTGTATTGCCTGTGGTGGATGTATGGGCTTGGC TCAGATGGTGGACAAATTGTTCGTTCGCTGGATGAATCAATGCAGGGAAATCGGCAGGCAAGCGAAAGAT CTGTAGATGCCATTGCTAATATTTTGGAATCATCTAATGAGGATGACGACTCTTCAAACGGTAGCAGTGATAATTATGAGCGTTCTGATAGTGAGGTTTCATCTGCTGATGAAAGAGATATGGCTGCTAGTAATGAGGACgatgcagaaaatattttggcaGTAACACGTTCTACAGCTGATTCTGCAAATATTGCCACTATATGA
- the LOC128865833 gene encoding uncharacterized protein LOC128865833 codes for MLLVSSAIIILISPLLMAHLSINWNSANNLSINITEIINKIQVERKIYSFFIINAHDLSQSCLCDDSLRILNAYGTVRLLQANSSCAYSPSHSNDEILLIRCLPNRFEPDSLEKMVGCLTNRRYIRILFIWNTEYKTAVIKNREELQQQQQLLFEYCAQMRLLNVISIYRDYVDDGHFYTFSYFPQFHLERKTLDEECFPDRIRDLKGFAIRTVVNEVEPWAILWRDRYGQVQIGGFLTKLLREFAKQNNGTLSYPKPVNPDQIVNIYVWRPLISNDTIDMVTGILSSDVKWAGVEVSTPLMPIDWTIMVPFPPLVPDSEVLLFLLNSVLGLFLLLLLLIFSFVLTLESLLWRRRSPTSSVRFFIWIFTNVVLRNIIGQPSCSVVHVKAKFTKRFIYICLLLSGIFMSTLIAAFLKSYITSNPHKYSRAETFDELYHLGIKIKVNHYVYDSLHFYIDPQVVEKNFLLDSISEVQRQRASLDPRFGYSVISPFWSVLSRHQSYLPRPLFYVSEQIYLRKTLPIGIPLQEHSIFMEALNNMIHQVNSGGLSDLWMREAYDDMRAAKKINMTEVEPVEFKPLYLEDLYCLWWMYGLGSDGGQIVRSLDESMQGNRQASERSVDAIANILESSNEDDDSSNGSSDNYERSDSEVSSADERDMAASNEDDAENILAVTRSTADSANIATI; via the exons ATGTTGCTTGTAAGCAGCGCAATAATAATCCTCATCTCTCCACTGTTGATGGCGCACTTATCAATCAACTGGAACTCCGCAAATAATTTGAGCATCAACATCAccgaaattataaacaaaattcaagtGGAGCGGAAAATCTACTCATTCTTCATTATCAACGCCCACGACTTAAGTCAGAGTTGTCTTTGTGACGATTCCCTTCGAATACTCAACGCTTATGGCACTGTTAGACTACTGCAAGCCAATAGCTCTTGCGCGTACTCACCCAGCCACTCCAATGATGAAATTCTATTgattcgttgtttaccgaatagATTTGAACCGGATTCATTAGAGAAGATGGTCGGTTGTCTCACAAACAGACGTTATATCCGCATTCTCTTCATCTGGAATACCGAATACAAGACTGCAGTGATAAAAAACCGTGAAGAGcttcaacaacagcaacaactactTTTCGAATACTGCGCCCAAATGCGTTTATTGAACGTAATCAGTATTTACAGAGACTACGTGGACGACGGACACTTCTATACTTTCAGCTACTTTCCTCAGTTTCATCTAGAACGCAAAACACTGGATGAAGAGTGCTTTCCCGATCGCATCAGAGACTTAAAAGGTTTTGCCATTCGCACTGTAGTCAATGAAGTCGAACCATGGGCAATTCTGTGGCGTGATCGGTATGGACAAGTGCAGATCGGCGGATTTCTCACAAAACTTCTACGAGAGTTTGCTAAGCAAAACAACGGTACGCTCTCTTATCCGAAACCAGTGAACCCAGACCAAATAGTCAATATTTATGTTTGGAGACCATTAATAAGTAATGATACCATCGACATGGTGACTGGAATTTTGTCTTCAGACGTAAAGTGGGCTGGCGTTGAAGTATCGACACCATTGATGCCAATAGATTGGACTATTATGGTACCTTTTCCACCACTGGTACCCGATAGCGAAGTACTTTTATTTCTGCTCAATTCTGTGTTGGGACTATTTCTCCTGTTACTACTCCTCATCTTCTCATTCGTTCTTACCTTGGAAAGTTTGCTTTGGCGGCGACGTTCTCCAACAAGCAGTGTACGTTTCTTCATTTGGATATTCACCAATGTTGTGCTCCGTAATATAATTGGACAGCCCTCGTGCTCGGTCGTCCACGTCAAGGCGAAATTCACAAAacgttttatttacatttgtctGTTGCTCAGTGGCATTTTCATGAGCACACTTATTGCAGCTTTTCTTAAATCGTATATAACCAGCAATCCACATAAGTACTCCCGTGCAGAAACTTTCGACGAACTGTACCATttaggaataaaaattaaagtaaatcatTATGTTTATGATTCTCTACATTTCTACATCGATCCACAAGTCGTGGAGAAAAATTTCTTACTTGATTCAATTAGTGAAGTGCAGCGTCAACGTGCATCCTTAGACCCACGCTTTGGTTACTCTGTAATCAGTCCATTTTGGTCGGTGTTGTCAAGACATCAATCGTATTTACCGCGACCACTTTTCTACGTgagcgaacagatttatttaagaaaaacactTCCAATAGGAATACCATTACAGGAACACTCAATATTTATGGAAGCGCTCAACAATATGATCCACCAGGTAAATAGCGGTGGATTATCTGATTTATGGATGCGTGAGGCCTATGATGATATGAGGGcggcgaaaaaaattaatatgactGAAGTGGAGCCCGTGGAATTTAAACCGCTCTATTTGGAGGATTTGTATTGCCTGTGGTGGATGTATGGGCTTGGC TCAGATGGTGGACAAATTGTTCGTTCGCTGGATGAATCAATGCAGGGAAATCGGCAGGCAAGCGAAAGAT
- the LOC128867467 gene encoding uncharacterized protein LOC128867467 translates to MRLLKPTYLRSLMLLCLLNATGSTQLQRIQDMAVDDPFFDTLRRIYEEDPFDTLFLLQTANKTCLPIDELWKHLKIPLILVSGYQASEDKLKDRFNSKILTVICLQEQLNVKLLSIMAANLQHRRQTRIILRIAVAKPSSTLLTTLRNYLEVQFMSNVIAIFSDFYTESLIYRYYPFPSGRWMPEPLNKTQSYFPCHYTNLQGKTFITLPGQTEPRTMIYEDASGQQHLSGYIGRLMIAFAEKCNVTFQYLHPVTPGDDLHLSVLSDYVMEGILDLAITFVSTAFHVHINYSMKSYPVESIEWFIVLPCPQPIEYSKIYLMVVTTQVITILAILGLLFSILDNFMKHIFYKKSKDFNLINVLVNENIFRGVLGLSLLIRKRPILSMKILYTFLFLLGLFVNNLYPAYFQSLLMSPPLKPRILTFDDMRRANFKVMLNRNEIEIVQQTMGPAFNKTFKDILQLEDTKTFKRHRGEYDTTYGYSMPESIWPIFELQQQTFERKVFCLAPTLKISDRILMSIPLAENSYLMEPLNKMILRVIETGLLEQWRTMTFMDMLATGKLSLKDNSSIEHFHDIRVEDMTLPWYLLLCGLGMSSVVFIVERFVL, encoded by the coding sequence ATGCGGCTATTAAAACCAACGTATCTACGCTCATTGATGCTGCTCTGTCTGCTCAACGCCACCGGCTCAACGCAATTACAACGCATCCAAGACATGGCAGTTGATGATCCTTTCTTCGATACACTACGCCGAATTTACGAAGAGGATCCCTTTGATACACTTTTTCTATTACAAACAGCGAACAAAACTTGTCTACCTATTGACGAACTGTGGAAGCACTTAAAAATACCGTTGATACTCGTCTCTGGCTATCAGGCATCGGAAGACAAGCTTAAGGACCGTTTCAACAGTAAAATTCTCACAGTAATCTGCTTGCAAGAACAGCTCAATGTCAAGCTACTCAGCATTATGGCCGCCAACTTACAACATAGACGTCAGACTCGCATTATTTTACGCATCGCAGTCGCAAAACCCTCGTCCACGCTTCTAACTACCTTACGGAACTACTTGGAAGTTCAGTTTATGTCGAATGTGATCGCGATCTTCAGTGACTTCTACACAGAATCACTGATCTATCGATATTACCCATTTCCCAGTGGACGTTGGATGCCCGAGCCATTGAACAAAACGCAGAGCTACTTTCCTTGTCATTACACTAATCTCCAAGGAAAAACTTTCATAACTCTACCGGGACAAACTGAGCCACGTACTATGATTTATGAAGACGCCTCAGGTCAACAACATTTGAGTGGCTACATTGGCCGTTTGATGATCGCCTTTGCGGAAAAGTGCAATGTCACATTCCAATATTTACATCCAGTCACACCAGGTGACGATCTACATTTGAGCGTTCTGAGTGATTATGTCATGGAAGGTATCTTGGACTTGGCAATCACTTTCGTCTCAACAGCTTTTCATGTGCATATCAACTATTCTATGAAGTCGTATCCAGTGGAGTCGATTGAATGGTTTATTGTATTGCCATGTCCGCAGCCGATTGAATATTCGAAAATATACTTGATGGTCGTCACGACCCAAGTCATCACAATTTTAGCGATTTTGGGTTTACTCTTCTCAATTCTGGACAATTTTATGAAGCATATTTTCTACAAGAAGTCAAAAGACTTCAATTTGATCAATGTATTAGTTAATGAAAATATCTTCCGCGGCGTCCTTGGCCTTTCCCTACTCATACGGAAACGtccaatactttcaatgaaaaTACTTTACACTTTTCTCTTTCTACTCGGCCTCTTCGTTAACAACCTGTATCCAGCTTACTTCCAATCGTTGCTCATGAGCCCTCCACTAAAGCCGAGAATTCTTACATTCGATGATATGCGACGTGCTAATTTCAAAGTCATGCTCAACCGCAATGAAATCGAAATTGTCCAACAAACTATGGGACCTGCTTTCAATAAAACATTCAAGGATATATTACAACTAGAAGATACCAAAACATTTAAGCGTCATCGTGGTGAGTACGACACAACATATGGCTATAGTATGCCGGAATCAATTTGGCCTATTTTCGAGTTGCAACAACAAACATTCGAAAGAAAAGTATTCTGTTTGGCTCCAACTTTAAAGATTTCTGACCGTATATTGATGAGCATACCCTTGGCTGAGAACTCATACCTAATGGAGCCTTTGAACAAGATGATACTTCGAGTAATCGAAACAGGTCTTTTGGAACAATGGCGCACAATGACTTTCATGGATATGTTGGCAACTGGAAAATTATCGCTCAAGGACAATAGTAGCATCGAGCACTTTCACGATATTCGTGTGGAAGATATGACGTTGCCGTGGTACTTACTACTCTGTGGACTGGGCATGAGcagtgttgtttttattgtggaACGTTTTGTATTGTAA
- the LOC128865855 gene encoding E3 SUMO-protein ligase ZBED1-like: protein MDRFIQKGKRRGSTPVCDCTSSDSEKDVVSEKQTQKIKNKISEFWKYFKRSDDKKFAKCLNCAKEYKTSGNTSNLRDHLKRFHPDLKDHAPDSSTTATLADNDNTASTSSSCRSSMRSMDSYLKRAVFYDANSKRKNDIDRALTEMIAKDVQPSSVIENEGFIKYTQVLNPRYKLPSRTQLRDVLMHNLFRETSAKLSAMLESISNIAVTCDLWTSSANVNFITVTCHFLHEYTMKTASLATRKLIDPTNHSAQNIANTLREILNFWNVYEKTICIVTDNASAMLKACELLNIRNLPCFAHTLNLVVQDGLKLDKDEAFKALFTKYKFAYTLLQEMPTRWNSFYYMIQRILATHEAIATVLLSAKHAPLPFTAEEINILKDIEKILSFFHQISERICGGTYVTISLIIPLTYGLYRKILSLSPQLQTQEGETMKNILLESISKRLSTYEERIVTRIATIIDPRFKRDGFQQIVNAEEAEKLLENELVNCTSEEIPINADLDLSTKTQDSFLDFLDHRANDKRGNARSNAIIVKRQYLERALAPQDMDPLLWIKVKLNN, encoded by the exons atggATCGCTTCATTCAGAAAG GTAAACGTCGCGGCTCTACTCCGGTTTGCGACTGCACCTCCTCAGACTCCGAAAAGGATGTTGTGTCCGAGAAACAAACACAAaagatcaaaaataaaatatctgaattttggaaatattttaagcGGTCCGAcgacaaaaaatttgcaaagtgCCTAAACTGCGcaaaagaatataaaacaagCGGAAACACTTCGAATTTGCGGGACCATTTAAAAAGATTTCATCCAGATTTAAAAGACCACGCACCGGATTCTAGCACAACAGCTACACTTGCTGATAACGACAACACAGCATCTACAAGCAGCAGTTGCAGGTCCAGTATGCGCTCTATGGACTCGTATTTGAAAAGAGCCGTATTCTACGATGCAAACAGTAAGCGAAAGAATGATATTGACAGAGCCCTAACCGAGATGATAGCCAAAGATGTGCAGCCATCCAGTGTCATCGAAAATGAAGGCTTTATAAAGTACACGCAAGTCTTGAATCCAAGGTACAAGCTTCCAAGTCGAACGCAATTAAGAGATGTGCTGATGCATAATTTGTTTCGAGAAACTTCGGCCAAATTGTCCGCGATGTTGGAGAGTATTTCAAATATTGCCGTCACATGCGACTTGTGGACCTCAAGTGCAAATGTAAACTTTATAACCGTAACATGCCACTTTCTTCATGAGTATACCATGAAAACAGCATCGTTAGCCACACGCAAGTTAATTGACCCAACTAATCACTCGGCTCAAAATATTGCAAACACCTTGCGAGAAATACTAAACTTTTGgaatgtttacgaaaaaactatttGCATCGTTACAGACAATGCCAGTGCAATGCTAAAAGCGTGCGAATTATTAAATATACGGAATCTTCCATGCTTTGCTCATACCTTAAATTTGGTTGTCCAAGATGGACTCAAATTGGATAAAGACGAAGCATTTAAggctttatttacaaaat ATAAATTTGCTTACACCCTTTTACAAGAAATGCCTACAAGGTGGAACAGTTTCTATTACATGATACAACGAATCCTGGCAACGCACGAAGCTATTGCAACGGTTTTACTGTCCGCTAAGCATGCACCTCTTCCATTTACGgcagaagaaataaatattctaaaagatattgaaaaaatattgtcattTTTCCATCAAATTAGTGAAAGAATTTGTGGCGGAACGTATGTGACAATTTCATTAATTATACCTTTGACATATGGCCTGTACCGAAAAATACTAAGTCTATCACCACAATTGCAAACTCAGGAAGGAGagacaatgaaaaatatattattggagTCCATTTCAAAACGGCTATCTACGTACGAGGAACGAATTGTGACGAGAATAGCAACAATAATAGATCCGAGGTTTAAAAGAGATGGATTTCAGCAAATTGTGAATGCTGAGGAAGCAGAAAAacttttggaaaatgaattggTGAATTGCACTAGTGAGGAAATCCCCATCAACGCCGATTTGGACCTCAGCACCAAGACGCAGGACTCCTTCCTTGATTTCTTAGATCACCGTGCCAACGATAAACGTGGAAATGCGCGCTCTAATGCCATAATCGTCAAGCGGCAGTATTTGGAGAGAGCTCTAGCTCCTCAAGATATGGATCCCCTATTATGGATTAAggtgaaattaaataattaa
- the LOC128865846 gene encoding uncharacterized protein LOC128865846 translates to MLSAYGTVRLLQADSSCAYSPSYSNDEILLIRCLPNKFVPDSLEKMVGCLTNRRYIRILFIWNTEYNTASMQTREGLQQQQQLLFEYCAQMRLLNVISIYRDYVDDGHFYTFSYFPQFHLERKTLVEDCFPDRIRNFRGAAIRTIVNEVEPWNIVWRDRYGQVQVGGFLTKLLREFAKRNNGTLSYLSPVNPDQLVNIYVWGPLISNDTIDMVTGILSSDVKWAGVEASTPLMPIDWTIMVPFPPLVPDSEVLLFLLNSVLGLFLLLLLLIFSFVLTLESLLWRRRSPTSSVRFFIWIFTNVVLRSIIGQPSCSVVHVKAKFTKRFMYICLLLSGIFMSTFIAAGLKSYITSNPHQYSRALTFEELYHLGIKIKVNHYVYDYLHFYIDPQIVEKNFLLDSISEVQRQRASLDPRFGYSVISPFWSVLSRHQSYLPRPLFYVSEQMYLRKTLPVGIPLQEHSIFKETLNNMIHQVNSGGLSDLWIREAYDDMRAAKKINMTEGEPVEFKPLSLGDLYCLWWMYGLGVSLALLIFCTELIYYKRTTKKSVAEEKKLDRRVRISWE, encoded by the coding sequence ATGCTCAGCGCTTATGGCACTGTTAGACTACTGCAAGCCGATAGCTCTTGCGCGTACTCGCCCAGCTACTCCAATGATGAGATTCTATTgattcgttgtttaccgaataaATTTGTGCCGGATTCATTAGAGAAGATGGTCGGTTGTCTCACAAACAGACGTTATATCCGCATTCTCTTCATCTGGAATACCGAATATAACACTGCTTCTATGCAAACCCGTGAAGGActtcaacaacagcaacaactactTTTCGAATATTGCGCCCAAATGCGTTTATTGAACGTGATCAGCATTTACAGAGACTACGTGGACGATGGACACTTCTATACTTTCAGCTATTTTCCTCAGTTTCATCTAGAACGCAAAACACTGGTTGAAGATTGCTTTCCCGATCGCATAAGAAACTTTAGGGGTGCTGCCATACGTACTATTGTCAATGAAGTCGAACCATGGAATATTGTGTGGCGTGATCGGTATGGACAAGTGCAGGTCGGCGGATTTCTCACAAAACTTCTACGAGAGTTCGCTAAGCGAAACAACGGAACACTGTCTTATCTGAGTCCAGTGAACCCGGACCAATTAGTCAATATTTATGTTTGGGGACCATTAATAAGTAATGATACCATCGACATGGTGACTGGAATTTTGTCTTCAGACGTAAAGTGGGCTGGCGTTGAAGCATCGACACCATTGATGCCAATAGATTGGACTATTATGGTACCTTTTCCACCACTGGTACCCGATAGCGAAGTACTTTTATTCCTGCTCAATTCTGTGTTGGGACTATTTCTCCTGTTACTACTCCTCATCTTCTCATTCGTTCTTACCTTGGAAAGTTTACTTTGGCGGCGACGTTCTCCAACAAGCAGTGTACGTTTCTTTATTTGGATATTCACCAATGTTGTGCTCCGTAGTATAATTGGTCAGCCCTCGTGCTCGGTCGTCCACGTCAAGGCAAAATTCACGAAACgttttatgtatatttgtcTGTTGCTCAGTGGCATTTTCATGAGCACATTTATTGCAGCTGGTCTTAAATCGTATATAACCAGCAATCCACATCAATATTCCCGTGCGTTAACTTTCGAAGAACTTTACCATttaggaataaaaattaaagtaaatcatTATGTTTATGATTATCTCCATTTCTATATCGATCCACAAATCGTGGAGAAAAATTTCTTACTTGATTCAATTAGTGAAGTGCAGCGCCAACGCGCATCCTTAGACCCACGCTTTGGTTACTCTGTAATCAGTCCATTTTGGTCGGTGTTGTCAAGACATCAATCGTATTTACCGCGACCACTTTTCTACGTGAGCGAACAGatgtatttaagaaaaacacTTCCAGTAGGAATACCATTACAGGAACACTCAATCTTTAAGGAAACGCTCAACAATATGATCCACCAGGTAAATAGCGGTGGATTATCTGATTTATGGATACGTGAGGCCTATGATGACATGAGGGcggcgaaaaaaattaatatgactGAAGGGGAGCCCGTGGAGTTTAAACCGCTCAGTTTGGGGGATTTGTATTGCCTGTGGTGGATGTATGGGCTTGGCGTGAGCTTAGCTCTTTTGATATTTTGCACGGAGCTGATCTATTACAAAAGAACGACGAAGAAGTCAGTAGCCGAGGAAAAGAAGTTAGATAGGAGGGTTCGGATAAGTTGGGAATGA